CAGCCTGTCGCGCAAGGTCTGGCTCAAGAGCGGCGGCTATATCTTTTTCGACCACACCGAGGCGCTGGCGGCCATCGATGTCAACAGCGGCCGCTTCATCGGCAAAAAGGACCACGATGCCAACAGTCTGCGCATCAACCTCGAGGCGGCGCGGGAGATCGCCCGGCAACTGCGCCTGCGCGATATCGGCGGCATCATCATCATCGATTTCATCGACATGGTCGAGGAGAAGAACCGCAAGCGGTTGCAGGAGGAATTTCTGCGCGAACTGGAGCTGGATCGCGCCCAGGTCAATGTAGCGCCGATCTCACAGTTTGGCATCATCGAGATGACGCGCGAACGCATCCGCCCGGCCCTGCTCTTCACCCTGAGCGATCCCTGCCCCGCCTGCCTTGGTACCGGGCGCGTCCTCTCCAAGACCACCACCATGGCGCGCATCGAACGCTGGCTTATGCGTTACCGCGCCGAGAAGGGCGATCGCAGCCTGCAGCTGGTGGTCAATCCCGAGCTGGCGGCTTACCTGAGCTCCGGTTACCGCAGCCAGATCCTGCGGCTGAGCTGGAAGTACTGGACCCGCATCAAGTTGATCGGGGACGAGAATGTGGCGATGGACGAGTTCCGCTTTCTCAGCAAGGATGGCCAGGAGGATCTGACCAACAAGTATTTCAGCTGAGACGCCCGGCTTTGGCCCGGCCCTGGCTCTGGCGCCCATCCGAAGGCGCCGACCTGGCCTTGGCACCCTTACGCAGGCTGAATTTGCACAATCCGCTTGACAAAAAGCAAAAGAATTATTATATTTAATGCCTTTTTGGATTTGAAAACTATTTACAGCACGGAGAATTCTGCATGTACGCGATTATCGATATCGCCGGCGCCCAGTTCCACGTAGCCCAGGACGACAAGATCAACGCCCCGAAGCTGGCCGGCGAGGTGGGTTCGACCATCGAACTCGAAAAAGTCATCCTGCTGTCCGGTGAGAATGGCGAGGTCAAAGTCGGCAAACCCTACGTTGACGGCGCCAAGGTTCAGGCGACCATCCTCGGCCATGGCCAGGATAAAAAGGTCCAGATCTTCAAAAAGATCCGCCGGGAAGGGTACACCCTGTTCAAGGGACACCGTCAGCAGCACACCACTCTGAAAATTGAAGCAATCATTGGATAAGATCGGGCCGCTGCCCGTTCGATTCTAGGAGGAAGAAATGGCGCATAAAAAAGGCGTGGGCTCTTCGCGCAACGGTCGCGACAGCAACCCGCAAATGCTCGGCGTCAAGCGGTACGATGGCCAGGTCGTCACGGCTGGCAGCATCATCGTGCGCCAGCGCGGCACCCGCATCCACCCCGGCCTGAATGTCGGCAAGGGCTCCGATGATACCCTGTTCGCCCTCAAAACCGGCACCGTGAAATTCACCACGCACGGCAAAAACAAAAAGCGGGTCA
The nucleotide sequence above comes from bacterium. Encoded proteins:
- the rplU gene encoding 50S ribosomal protein L21, with the protein product MYAIIDIAGAQFHVAQDDKINAPKLAGEVGSTIELEKVILLSGENGEVKVGKPYVDGAKVQATILGHGQDKKVQIFKKIRREGYTLFKGHRQQHTTLKIEAIIG
- the rpmA gene encoding 50S ribosomal protein L27 — protein: MAHKKGVGSSRNGRDSNPQMLGVKRYDGQVVTAGSIIVRQRGTRIHPGLNVGKGSDDTLFALKTGTVKFTTHGKNKKRVNIIL